The following proteins are co-located in the Pyricularia oryzae 70-15 chromosome 1, whole genome shotgun sequence genome:
- a CDS encoding paxillin, protein MFARGKSKERTSNRKVTPPSPSYMSNEQFASYLADLRQNRIARPGGARPQPENNRRDSGRPSLTSNKRSSLGGASFASDTSSMNPRGQYAVPPSIISRPSVAGSVTSRYSNTSARGRDYYPKVPGSTSPLKPSEVVPSATYIERGQRWMEKEEAFSLKQAMDDMDLREREKAEPAEKTEPAEEDEEEKRIHAAALDEAADLVWQHQNGVKPPEPDAPYRYKPHMRKNSYAYARTASAGYNGADVEPTGLRRDMGSRSVSGSSTSSDGNTAASRSHVSLGSTAGKSGGRPSLEKSRENSMDSEQPTKAYRGLASGPRPMAPKSSDRRRSSLKRNISGEVQKPFSGDQIWEEPEGASSPATKATSSKATPANAQPLRAKARNPLNRVQFAPEVPESNPKLPEAPPRPVSKIEIHRNPPSQSRNPLYTSNSSSETPAAPREDVPRKNGVEIRGDDIRSATSMKLKDRSEKLPTPAYVSDSPGRPIVSFDASWKVPEKDPGTDKKPDPRHRSPFFRRDQAGKQPSPASTPGPASSPRPQAQPATLRQASSVPAISVVEARDLPRPQSTPQQPRGRNVAPPAVQVESVADEPPLAAAATTVPSIAVSEPEASPSKNPSIPSISVEAAPAIPSIITPDNDEDGSSGVPIIITPDEASNSSSNSKPTPSARPLPTPVKGPVGRFRHEAQRSRGHWSPAPGSPAGSRATARCHECAQYIEGRFVKLAGGNERFHPQCFTCYMCGTSLEALEISPEPESFRSARLERIARRAAGEILDEEPGKTMAEDGDERLRFFCHLDWHEQFAPKCKHCRTPIIGEHVVALGAHWHYGHFFCAECGDPFEQGMTHIEKDGYAWCVGCQTKRTERRAPKCKGCKKAVIGQYVRALGGEWHDECFRCGTCGGGFDDGQVFPREASDGFMEVLCTPCRARELKG, encoded by the exons ATGTTTGCTCGAGGGAAGTCCAAGGAGCGGACTTCCAACCGGAAGGTCACGCCGCCTTCGCCCTCATACATG TCAAACGAGCAATTCGCCTCGTACCTCGCCGACCTCAGGCAAAACCGCATCGCCCGCCCGGGAGGGGCTAGGCCACAGCCGGAAAACAACAGACGTGACTCTGGCAGGCCGTCACTGACTTCAAATAAACGATCTTCCCTTGGCGGCGCATCGTTTGCTTCCGACACCTCCTCCATGAACCCGCGTGGCCAATACGCTGTACCACCTTCCATCATCAGCAGGCCCTCTGTTGCCGGTAGCGTAACCTCCAGATACTCCAACACAAGCGCACGCGGCCGCGATTACTACCCCAAGGTTCCAGGCTCTACTTCCCCTCTCAAGCCATCGGAGGTTGTGCCGTCGGCAACGTACATTGAGCGCGGTCAAAGGTGGATGGAAAAAGAGGAGGCCTTCTCTCTCAAGCAGGCAATGGATGATATGGACCTCAGGGAACGGGAAAAGGCTGAACCGGCCGAAAAGACTGAGCCAGcagaggaggatgaggaggagaAACGGATTCACGCTGCTGCCCTAGATGAGGCTGCCGATCTCGTCTGGCAACATCAAAACGGAGTCAAGCCACCAGAACCCGATGCGCCCTACCGTTACAAGCCACATATGCGTAAGAACAGTTATGCTTATGCAAGGACTGCTAGCGCGGGCTACAATGGTGCAGATGTCGAGCCGACAGGCCTGCGAAGAGACATGGGCTCTCGCTCTGTTTCGGGGAGTAGCACTTCTAGCGACGGAAACACGGCCGCTTCACGTAGCCATGTGTCCTTGGGATCAACGGCAGGAAAGAGTGGGGGTCGCCCTAGTCTCGAAAAGTCAAGAGAGAACTCGATGGACTCGGAGCAGCCTACCAAGGCGTATCGCGGGCTTGCCAGTGGCCCACGGCCCATGGCCCCCAAGTCTTCGGATCGTCGGAGGAGCAGCTTGAAGCGCAACATCAGTGGTGAAGTGCAGAAGCCCTTCTCCGGTGATCAGATATGGGAGGAGCCCGAGGGGGCTTCTTCACCTGCCACAAAGGCTACTTCAAGCAAAGCTACGCCCGCGAATGCGCAGCCCCTGCGTGCAAAGGCCAGAAACCCACTCAACCGTGTGCAGTTCGCGCCCGAGGTCCCAGAAAGCAACCCCAAACTGCCTGAAGCGCCACCACGACCAGTTTCCAAGATTGAGATCCACAGGAATCCTCCTTCACAATCGCGGAATCCGCTATACACGAGTAACTCCTCGTCCGAGACACCGGCAGCTCCTCGCGAGGACGTGCCGCGCAAGAACGGTGTTGAGATCCGGGGCGATGACATCAGGTCTGCGACGAGCATGAAGCTCAAGGACCGCAGCGAGAAGTTGCCCACGCCGGCGTATGTCAGTGACAGCCCCGGACGGCCAATCGTAAGCTTTGACGCAAGTTGGAAGGTTCCGGAGAAGGACCCGGGAACTGATAAGAAGCCAGACCCCAGACATCGTAGCCCCTTCTTCCGCCGAGACCAAGCAGGCAAGCAACCAAGCCCTGCATCAACCCCGGGACCAGCATCGTCGCCAAGACCTCAAGCACAGCCAGCAACACTCAGACAAGCCTCCTCTGTCCCTGCTATCTCGGTTGTGGAGGCTCGTGACTTGCCGCGACCGCAATCAACGCCGCAGCAACCGCGTGGCCGCAACGTCGCCCCGCCAGCAGTTCAGGTAGAATCTGTTGCTGACGAGCCACctttggctgctgctgccaccaCTGTTCCCTCGATTGCCGTTAGTGAGCCCGAAGCTTCTCCCTCCAAGAACCCAAGCATCCCGTCCATCTCCGTGGAAGCAGCTCCTGCTATACCTTCCATTATTACCCCTGATAATGATGAAGATGGTAGCTCTGGTGTTCCGATAATCATCACCCCAGATGAGGCGAGCAACTCGAGTTCCAACTCAAAACCGACACCGTCGGCAAGGCCCCTGCCTACCCCGGTCAAGGGTCCGGTTGGTCGCTTCCGGCACGAAGCTCAACGCTCGCGAGGGCACTGGTCACCGGCGCCAGGGTCTCCGGCTGGCAGCCGGGCTACGGCTCGCTGTCACGAGTGTGCACAGTACATAGAGGGGCGCTTCGTAAAGCTGGCTGGCGGTAACGAGCGCTTCCACCCGCAATGCTTCACGTGTTACATGTGCGGCACGTCACTAGAGGCCCTTGAGATCAGTCCCGAGCCGGAGAGCTTCCGGTCCGCACGACTGGAGCGGATCGCGCGTCGCGCCGCCGGCGAGATCTTGGACGAGGAGCCCGGCAAAACCATGGCAGAAGACGGCGACGAGCGCCTCCGCTTCTTCTGCCACCTGGACTGGCACGAGCAGTTTGCGCCCAAGTGCAAGCACTGCCGGACGCCCATCATTGGTGAGCACGTTGTGGCGCTTGGGGCTCACTGGCACTACGGCCACTTTTTCTGCGCCGAGTGCGGCGACCCCTTCGAGCAGGGCATGACCCACATCGAAAAGGACGGCTACGCGTGGTGTGTTGGTTGCCAGACCAAGCGAACGGAGAGGAGGGCGCCCAAGTGCAAGGGCTGCAAGAAAGCCGTCATCGGCCAGTACGTCCGCGCGCTCGGCGGCGAGTGGCACGACGAGTGCTTCCGCTGCGGaacctgcggcggcggcttcgaCGATGGCCAGGTCTTCCCTCGCGAGGCCAGCGATGGCTTCATGGAGGTGCTGTGTACACCCTGTCGAGCGAGGGAGCTGAAGGGCTGA
- a CDS encoding succinyl-CoA ligase subunit alpha: MSALARAAACRRPQTPSAFPLLLPTQHRPLHTSSSSTSPPPRPPTAYSQTTSNLLIGAHTRVLYQGFTGRQATANAAASIAWGTNVVGGVSPGRSGTHETLGLPVLGSVREAAAALRPDATAIFVAADQTAAAIEEAVQAEIGLVVAVAEHVPMRDMLRVHDVLRTQSRTRLVGANSPGIVAPRGRCRVGFQPLGVFSPGKVGIAAKSGTLSYEVAASTTRAGLGQSLCVGVGGDVLAGTDMCEALGVLLRDDATEAVALVGELGGVGELEAAELIREYRRSGGRKPIVALLAGLGVESERVIGHAGAFWEKRTELARTKQRALEDIGVSLVTHPSEMGEVIKRKLQNDSKHMSDQDQQSRGEFLWTGFDADKGAVTQGQIDPAMVENRLEHSLQRNDISYQWDSSTSCHGITIDVDRSDRRLVAMVEKPGVRTRPVGVRHSSSIHDDDNAVALLTQELGDLRPSSSQKGGSLAPMPAQDTTQRLVRAMTELMHDPFLNTFRATLHIDQHALNNTGELLVRGYSLKPVPVVPAAPNSRCQIRDPVEAEAATHGITHFSLPTEPHQRRCIGVLSNGAGLAMNMIDALHAELGRRRVAAGGRGAEEDVAVANFLDTGGKATSETISRCLGWILRDERVRVVFVNIFGGIIRGDVIAEGLIMALKEMRQGGAVCGQGTGRAAVPLVVRIRGTREKEGQALLAESGLDGVYVFDDFHRAADMAVELAKDARIDDSKL, encoded by the exons ATGTCGGCTTTGGCCCGTGCCGCCGCATGTCGGCGACCCCAAACACCATCAGCCTTTCCCCTTCTCCTCCCCACCCAGCACCGCCCGCTacacaccagcagcagcagcacatcACCCCCACCCCGGCCCCCGACCGCCTACTCCCAAACGACCTCCAATCTGCTGATCGGCGCCCACACCCGCGTCCTCTACCAGGGCTTCACGGGCCGGCAGGCcaccgccaacgccgccgcctccatcGCCTGGGGCACCAACGTGGTCGGCGGCGTATCCCCCGGCCGGTCCGGCACGCACGAGACGCTGGGCCTGCCCGTGCTTGGCAGCGTGCGCGAGGCGGCCGCGGCTTTGCGGCCCGACGCCACCGCCATCTTTGTCGCGGCGGACCAGACCGCCGCCGCGATCGAGGAGGCCGTCCAGGCAGAAATTGGGCTGGTCGTTGCGGTTGCCGAGCACGTGCCGATGCGGGATATGCTCCGCGTGCATGATGTGCTGCGCACCCAGAGCAGGACCAGGCTGGTCGGCGCCAACTCGCCGGGTATCGTGGCGCCGCgcggcaggtgcagggttGGGTTCCAGCCGCTTGGGGTGTTTAGTCCCGGCAAGGTGGGCATCGCGGCAAAGTCGGGGACGCTGAGCTACGAGGTCGCGGCCAGCACGACGagggcgggcctggggcAGAGCCTGTGCGTCGGTGTCGGGGGTGATGTGCTGGCTGGCACGGACATGTGCGAGGCGCTGGGTGTGCTGTTGCGCGATGATGCGACCGAGGCGGTTGCTTTGGTGGGGGAGCTGGGTGGCGTCGGTGAGCTGGAGGCTGCCGAGCTGATTAGGGAATATCGGCGGAGTGGTGGACGAAA GCCCATTGTGGCTTTGCTGGCAGGACTGGGCGTGGAAAGCGAGAGAGTGATTGGTCATGCCGGCGCGTTCTGGGAAAAGAGGACAGAATTGGCAAGGACCAAGCAGAGGGCGCTGGAGGATATCGGCGTCAGTTTGGTTACGCACCCTTCCGAGATGGGCGAGGTCATCAAACGAAAGCTCCAGAATGACTCGAAACACATGTCTGACCAAGACCAACAGTCACGGGGCGAGTTTCTCTGGACAGGGTTTGATGCCGATAAAGGCGCCGTCACTCAGGGGCAAATTGACCCAGCCATGGTCGAGAACAGGCTTGAACATAGCCTGCAGAGAAATGATATATCATATCAGTGGGATTCGTCGACATCGTGCCACGGAATTACCATCGATGTCGACCGATCAGATAGACGCCTTGTTGCCATGGTCGAGAAGCCGGGTGTGCGCACAAGACCGGTCGGCGTCCGACACAGCTCCAGCATACATGACGACGATAACGCTGTAGCTCTCCTCACCCAAGAGCTTGGAGACTTGAGGCCCAGCTCAAGTCAGAAAGGAGGCTCCCTGGCACCTATGCCGGCACAGGATACCACGCAACGGCTTGTGAGGGCCATGACGGAGCTGATGCACGATCCTTTCCTGAACACATTCAGAGCCACATTGCATATAGACCAGCACGCATTAAACAACACGGGAGAGCTGCTGGTGCGCGGCTACAGCCTAAAGCCTGTCCCCGTGGTGCCCGCCGCGCCCAACTCGAGATGCCAGATCAGGGACCCCGTtgaggccgaggcggccacGCACGGGATAACACACTTTTCCCTCCCGACGGAACCCCACCAGAGGAGGTGCATCGGGGTGCTGAGCAACGGCGCGGGCCTGGCCATGAACATGATCGACGCGCTGCACGCCGAGCtggggaggaggagggttgCAGCAGGGGGTAGGGGCGCGGAGGAGGACGTTGCCGTGGCCAACTTCCTGGACACGGGCGGAAAGGCGACCAGCGAGACCATCAGCCGGTGCTTGGGCTGGATTCTGCGGGACGAGAGGGTCAGGGTGGTTTTTGTAAACATATTTGGCGGCATAATCAGGGGGGATGTCATTGCCGAGGGGCTCATCATGGCGCTGAAGGAGATGCGTCAAGGGGGAGCGGTGTGCGGTCAAGGCACTGGCAGAGCGGCTGTGCCTCTAGTTGTGCGGATCAGAGGCACGCGGGAGAAGGAAGGACAGGCATTGCTTGCTGAGAGCGGGCTGGATGGGGTTTATGTGTTTGATGACTTTCACAGAGCGGCTGACATGGCTGTTGAGCTGGCGAAGGACGCAAGAATAGATGACTCTAAGCTGTAA
- a CDS encoding isochorismatase domain-containing protein 2: MSFAARHSTRASSAPPVHLGAAEMATTAAQAAGSRRLGGVLTSQKVIRAAHLLSIPIYATTQNRAKLGPTVPELEELLTAAGPLVREHSDKTKFSMWTPSVQRTLAARDLLGGSGSGRVTVALVGIESHICVTQTALDLLRAGHGVYVLADGVSSCNKEEVPLALARLRAEGAVVTSSEAWLYEVMGDAEIPEFRSIVGLVKKTSADTAAVLQALRPARM; encoded by the exons ATGTCATTCGCAGCCAGACATTCGACGCGTGCCAGCAGTGCCCCGCCAGTACATCTCGGAGCTGCGGAGATGGCAACGACGGCGGCTCAAGCTGCGGGTTCAAGGCGACTTGGTGG TGTCCTCACGAGCCAAAAGGTCATCCGGGCCGCCCACCTTCTCTCCATCCCCATCTACGCGACGACGCAGAACCGTGCCAAGCTCGGCCCGACGGTGCCGGAGCTGGAGGAACTCCTGACGGCGGCGGGCCCGCTGGTCCGGGAGCACTCGGACAAGACGAAATTCTCCATGTGGACGCCGTCGGTGCAGCGAACGCTGGCGGCGCGCGACCtcctcggcggcagcggcagcggcagggtCACGGTGGCGCTGGTCGGGATCGAGAGCCACATCTGCGTGACGCAGACGGCGCTGGACCTCCTCCGAGCGGGCCACGGCGTCTACGTGCTCGCGGACGGCGTCAGCAGCTGCAACAAGGAGGAGGTGCCGCTGGCCCTGGCCAGGCTGAGGGCCGAGGGCGCCGTCGTCACCAGCAGCGAGGCCTGGCTGTACGAGGTCATGGGCGACGCCGAGATTCCAGAGTTTAGGAGCATTGTTGGATTGGTCAAGAAGACGAGCGCGGATACGGCGGCGGTGTTGCAGGCGTTGAGGCCTGCTAGGATGTGA